One genomic region from Proteus vulgaris encodes:
- a CDS encoding DUF799 domain-containing protein, with product MSRLFTLICLAFALVLTGCAQPVKTDYSAFKQSKPKSILVLVPQNHTTEVGAGHSFLSQVTYPLAEAGYYVFPVAVVEETFKQNGLSMAGDIHAVSPNKLREIFGADAVLYLDITEFGTSYQIISSDTRVTVAAKLVDLRNGGVLWSSSATASSTETEGSSGSLVGMLVSAVVNQIVNTVSDKSYQIAGITSVRLLSAGNANGILYGPRSPNYGKEAE from the coding sequence ATGAGTCGCTTATTCACTTTAATTTGTTTGGCTTTTGCGCTGGTATTAACGGGATGTGCTCAGCCTGTTAAAACAGATTACTCCGCATTTAAGCAGAGTAAACCAAAGAGCATTTTAGTCTTGGTGCCCCAAAACCATACAACAGAAGTTGGAGCTGGACACAGTTTCTTATCTCAAGTGACGTATCCTTTAGCGGAAGCAGGATATTATGTGTTCCCTGTTGCTGTCGTTGAAGAGACATTTAAGCAAAACGGCTTATCCATGGCTGGGGATATTCATGCAGTAAGTCCTAATAAATTACGTGAAATCTTTGGCGCTGATGCTGTTTTATACTTAGATATCACCGAATTTGGAACGTCATACCAAATTATTTCTAGTGATACGCGAGTTACTGTCGCAGCCAAGCTTGTTGATCTTCGTAATGGTGGTGTGTTGTGGAGTAGTTCTGCAACGGCATCAAGTACAGAAACAGAAGGCTCATCAGGTAGTTTAGTCGGGATGCTGGTTTCAGCGGTTGTGAATCAAATCGTGAATACAGTATCAGATAAAAGCTATCAAATTGCGGGTATAACCAGTGTTCGCTTACTTTCTGCTGGAAATGCGAATGGCATTCTGTATGGTCCTCGTTCTCCTAATTATGGTAAAGAAGCAGAATAA
- a CDS encoding DUF4810 domain-containing protein, translating to MSKSLISLVFGALLLTGCASGPKPLYNWDSYQQVVYQHYQQSESDPQAQIDALKKSIELSRAKSLGIPPGLHAHLGMLYGATGALDLAMAEFNEEKALYPESAEFMDRLMKNKGMQK from the coding sequence ATGTCAAAATCATTAATAAGCCTTGTTTTTGGTGCATTATTACTAACGGGCTGTGCAAGTGGTCCTAAACCACTTTATAACTGGGATAGTTATCAACAAGTGGTGTATCAGCACTATCAACAAAGTGAAAGTGATCCTCAAGCACAAATCGATGCATTAAAGAAAAGTATTGAGCTTTCTCGTGCCAAATCATTAGGTATTCCACCGGGATTACATGCACATTTAGGTATGTTATACGGTGCAACAGGGGCGTTAGATTTAGCGATGGCTGAATTTAATGAAGAGAAAGCACTTTACCCAGAATCAGCGGAATTTATGGATCGCCTGATGAAAAATAAAGGAATGCAAAAATGA
- a CDS encoding CsgG/HfaB family protein has protein sequence MNLNKLSLGLILVSASLLAGCASESSRSLEVAKVATYNTTYTGTKSAISIGKFDNRSSYMNGIFSDGVDRLGNQSKTILMTHLQQTGRFNVLDRTNLSELKEEAGIKGQSQQLKGATYVITGDVTEFGRKEVGDRQLFGILGRGKTQVAYAKVNLNVVNVNTSEVVFSSQGAGEYELSNREIIGFGGTASYDSTLNGKVLDLAIREAVNNLVAGIESNAWQPSK, from the coding sequence ATGAATTTAAATAAATTATCACTTGGTTTGATCTTGGTTTCTGCATCATTACTTGCAGGATGTGCATCAGAATCTTCACGCTCTTTAGAAGTTGCTAAAGTTGCAACCTATAACACAACTTATACCGGCACTAAGAGCGCTATTTCTATTGGTAAGTTTGATAACCGTTCTAGTTATATGAATGGAATATTCTCTGATGGAGTTGATAGATTAGGAAATCAATCCAAAACGATTTTAATGACGCACTTACAGCAAACAGGGCGTTTTAATGTATTAGATAGAACTAACTTATCTGAATTAAAAGAAGAAGCGGGCATTAAAGGCCAAAGCCAACAGTTAAAAGGTGCAACATATGTTATTACTGGCGATGTCACTGAATTTGGCCGTAAAGAAGTTGGTGACCGTCAATTATTCGGTATTTTAGGTCGTGGTAAAACACAAGTTGCTTATGCCAAAGTGAACTTAAACGTTGTGAATGTGAATACATCAGAAGTGGTGTTCTCATCTCAAGGTGCGGGCGAATACGAGCTTTCTAATCGTGAAATCATTGGGTTTGGTGGAACAGCAAGCTATGACTCAACACTTAACGGTAAGGTACTTGATTTAGCTATTCGTGAAGCAGTTAATAACTTAGTTGCAGGCATTGAAAGCAATGCTTGGCAGCCTTCAAAATAA
- a CDS encoding Tex family protein: protein MNESLSRIIADELSVKPQQVLSAITLLDEGNTVPFVARYRKEVTGGLDDTQLRQLETRLGYLRELNDRRQTILKSIEEQGKLTPELRSSINETQSKTELEDLYLPYKPKRRTRGQIAIENGLEPLADLLWNEPQNSPEEAAVAYINTEKGVDDTKAALDGARYILMERFSEDAGLLAKVRQYLWKNAHLVAKVIEGKEAEGAKFSDYFDHHEPIANVPSHRALAMFRGRNEGILQLSLNPDPQFEEAPKESYGEQLVTEHLGLRLNNQPADSWRKAVVSWTWRIKVLMHIETELMGQLREKAEEEAINVFARNLNDLLMAAPAGMRATMGLDPGLRTGVKVAVVDSTGKLIATDTIYPHTGQADKAAASVAALCIKHNVELVAIGNGTASRETERFFAETVKRYPEVKAQKVIVSEAGASVYSASELAANEFPDLDVSIRGAVSIARRLQDPLAELVKIDPKSIGVGQYQHDVSQTLLARKLDTVVEDCVNGVGVDLNTASVPLLTRVAGLSQSIAQNIISWRDENGRFVDRKQLLKVARLGPKAFEQCAGFLRIRDGKNPLDASTVHPEAYPVVENILQSTHQKIDDLMGNSTLISQVDARAFITEQFGLPTINDILKELAKPGRDPRPEFKTATFAEGVETMNDLVSGMILEGTVTNVTNFGAFVDIGVHQDGLVHISSLADRFIEDPHTVVKTGDIVKVKVLEVDLARKRIALTMRLDEVAGDSDKKQSSSNNANSARNNKGQKPARNNRQTINNGNSAGNSAMGDALAAAFGKKR, encoded by the coding sequence ATGAATGAATCATTAAGCCGAATTATTGCAGATGAGCTCTCGGTTAAGCCCCAGCAAGTCCTTTCGGCGATAACGTTACTGGATGAAGGGAATACGGTGCCATTTGTTGCCCGTTATCGTAAAGAGGTCACAGGCGGATTAGATGATACGCAATTACGTCAATTAGAAACTCGCCTCGGTTACCTACGGGAACTCAACGATCGCCGCCAAACAATTTTAAAATCAATTGAAGAACAAGGAAAGCTGACGCCTGAATTGCGATCTTCAATTAATGAAACTCAAAGTAAAACAGAGCTTGAAGATCTCTATCTTCCTTATAAGCCTAAGCGCCGTACTCGTGGTCAGATTGCGATTGAGAATGGATTAGAACCCTTAGCGGATTTACTGTGGAATGAACCACAAAATAGCCCAGAAGAAGCGGCAGTCGCTTATATCAACACAGAAAAAGGTGTTGATGATACGAAGGCAGCTTTAGATGGTGCACGTTATATTTTAATGGAGCGTTTTTCAGAAGATGCCGGATTATTGGCAAAAGTTCGTCAATATCTATGGAAAAATGCACATCTTGTTGCCAAAGTGATTGAAGGTAAAGAAGCCGAAGGGGCGAAATTTAGTGATTATTTTGATCACCATGAGCCAATCGCTAATGTTCCTTCTCATCGCGCATTAGCGATGTTTCGTGGTCGGAATGAAGGGATACTTCAATTATCACTCAATCCAGATCCGCAATTTGAAGAAGCGCCTAAAGAGAGCTACGGTGAACAACTGGTCACGGAACATTTAGGATTACGCTTAAATAATCAACCTGCTGATAGTTGGCGTAAAGCTGTTGTGAGTTGGACTTGGCGTATTAAAGTTTTAATGCATATTGAAACAGAATTGATGGGCCAATTACGAGAAAAAGCGGAAGAAGAAGCGATTAATGTTTTTGCTCGTAACCTTAATGATCTACTGATGGCGGCTCCTGCTGGCATGCGTGCCACAATGGGGCTCGATCCTGGTTTACGTACTGGTGTTAAAGTTGCGGTTGTTGATAGCACGGGTAAATTAATTGCTACAGATACAATTTATCCACATACAGGACAAGCTGATAAAGCAGCGGCAAGTGTAGCTGCGTTGTGTATTAAGCATAATGTTGAACTGGTGGCGATTGGTAATGGTACGGCATCTCGTGAAACAGAGCGCTTTTTTGCTGAAACAGTAAAACGTTATCCAGAAGTCAAAGCGCAAAAAGTGATTGTCAGTGAAGCAGGTGCATCGGTGTATTCTGCGTCAGAGCTTGCGGCTAATGAATTCCCTGATTTGGATGTTTCTATTCGTGGTGCGGTTTCTATCGCGCGTCGCTTACAAGATCCGTTGGCTGAACTTGTAAAAATCGATCCTAAATCGATTGGGGTTGGTCAATATCAGCACGATGTTAGCCAAACATTATTAGCGAGAAAACTTGATACTGTTGTTGAAGACTGTGTGAATGGTGTTGGTGTTGATTTAAATACAGCATCAGTACCGTTATTAACGCGTGTTGCAGGGCTTAGCCAATCTATTGCTCAAAATATTATTAGCTGGCGTGATGAAAACGGTCGCTTTGTCGATAGAAAACAGTTGCTCAAAGTGGCGCGTTTAGGACCGAAAGCCTTTGAGCAATGTGCTGGCTTCTTGCGTATTCGTGATGGTAAAAATCCGCTAGATGCCTCAACGGTTCACCCTGAAGCGTACCCAGTCGTTGAAAATATCCTGCAATCTACACATCAAAAAATTGATGATTTAATGGGTAATAGCACTTTAATTTCACAAGTAGATGCAAGAGCATTTATTACAGAGCAATTTGGTTTGCCAACAATTAATGACATCTTAAAAGAATTAGCAAAACCGGGACGTGACCCTCGTCCAGAGTTTAAAACTGCAACCTTTGCTGAAGGTGTCGAAACGATGAATGATTTAGTCAGTGGCATGATCCTTGAAGGAACTGTGACTAACGTGACTAATTTCGGTGCATTCGTTGATATCGGTGTACACCAAGATGGTCTGGTTCATATCTCTTCTTTAGCAGACAGATTTATTGAAGATCCACATACAGTGGTGAAAACCGGAGATATTGTTAAAGTTAAAGTTCTTGAGGTTGATTTAGCTCGTAAACGCATTGCACTGACTATGCGTTTAGATGAAGTCGCAGGTGATAGTGATAAAAAACAATCATCATCAAATAATGCGAATTCTGCTAGAAACAACAAAGGACAGAAACCAGCTCGCAATAACCGCCAGACAATAAATAATGGTAATAGTGCGGGAAATAGTGCAATGGGTGATGCTTTAGCTGCCGCATTTGGAAAAAAACGCTAA
- the greB gene encoding transcription elongation factor GreB: MAKSNYITRDGWYALDKELKYLWKEERPRVTQSVSEAAAQGDRSENAEYIYGKKRLREIDRRVRFLSKRLDELKIVDPDPRQEGKVYFGAWVTLEDDDENVKTFRLVGPDEFDPAKQWISIDSPVARALIGKQVDDEISVQTPGGEVNYCVLSIKYHSE, encoded by the coding sequence ATGGCAAAAAGTAACTATATTACTCGCGATGGCTGGTATGCCTTAGACAAAGAGCTAAAATATCTTTGGAAAGAAGAGCGCCCTCGTGTTACACAATCGGTTTCAGAAGCAGCGGCACAAGGCGACCGTTCAGAAAATGCTGAATATATTTATGGAAAGAAGCGATTACGTGAAATTGATAGACGTGTTCGTTTTTTATCAAAACGCCTTGATGAACTAAAAATTGTTGACCCTGATCCTCGCCAAGAAGGAAAAGTCTACTTTGGTGCTTGGGTCACGCTTGAAGATGATGACGAAAACGTCAAAACTTTTCGACTTGTGGGTCCCGATGAGTTTGATCCAGCAAAACAGTGGATTTCTATTGATTCACCCGTTGCCAGAGCGCTCATTGGTAAACAAGTTGATGATGAAATTAGTGTGCAGACACCAGGTGGTGAAGTTAATTACTGCGTATTATCTATCAAATATCATTCGGAATAA
- the ompR gene encoding two-component system response regulator OmpR codes for MQESYKVLIVDDDLRLRSLLERYLTEQGFQIRTAANADQMDRLLTRESIHLIVLDLMLPGEDGLSICRRLRSQNNPIPIIMVTAKGEEVDRIVGLEIGADDYISKPFNPRELLARIRAVLRRQANELPGAPSQDNAIISFGKFKLNLGTREMFHEEEHMPLTSGEFAVLKVLVSHPREPLSRDKLMSLARGREYSAMERSIDVQISRLRRMIEEDPTHPRYIQTVWGLGYVFVPDGTSAQ; via the coding sequence ATGCAAGAAAGTTATAAAGTGCTAATCGTGGATGATGATTTACGTCTACGTTCACTCTTAGAGCGCTATTTGACAGAGCAGGGTTTTCAAATCCGTACTGCTGCAAACGCCGATCAGATGGATCGTCTGCTCACTCGCGAATCTATCCATCTTATTGTGCTCGATTTAATGCTTCCAGGTGAAGATGGTCTATCTATTTGCCGCCGCTTAAGAAGCCAAAACAACCCTATCCCTATTATTATGGTGACAGCGAAAGGGGAAGAGGTTGATAGAATTGTTGGGCTTGAAATTGGTGCTGATGATTACATCTCAAAACCATTTAACCCAAGAGAACTACTGGCACGTATTCGCGCTGTTCTTCGTCGTCAAGCAAATGAATTACCGGGCGCGCCTTCACAAGATAACGCCATTATCTCTTTTGGTAAGTTCAAGCTGAACCTTGGTACACGCGAAATGTTCCACGAAGAAGAGCATATGCCTCTGACGAGTGGTGAATTTGCTGTATTGAAAGTACTGGTATCACACCCTCGTGAACCACTGTCTCGTGACAAATTAATGAGCCTTGCTCGTGGTCGAGAATACAGTGCTATGGAGCGTTCAATTGACGTTCAAATTTCTCGTTTACGTCGCATGATTGAAGAAGATCCAACACACCCTCGTTACATTCAAACGGTTTGGGGTCTTGGTTACGTCTTTGTTCCTGATGGAACCAGCGCTCAATGA
- the envZ gene encoding two-component system sensor histidine kinase EnvZ translates to MRRLRLSPHNKLTRSLFLVISLLFFSLIASYIVVQHLIVGPSLQQFNKVLAYEIRTLMPEELILVDGTPLKISPALRNKIYNELGISFFDKKAALEEGLYWAKIDDELSEQMTEYLGGETEIWIENTLEYPVLWVNTHMSPSLWIRVPLTELGQNFLLPVYRQAIIFIIIVVAFFWLYSRFQNRPLNEVEYAARRIGKGVIPPPIPESGSSEMRSIIRAFNQMSSGIRSLDNDRTLVMAGVSHDLRTPLTRIRLATEMMSPEDSYLADSINKDIEDCDAIIGQFLDYMRTGKEMSLELCDMNNLLQEVISAESNSGKISEEHLHPEPINITANPIAVKRALTNMVVNATRYGNGWISVSSGKNEEYAWFQVEDDGPGIPQEDRQRLFQPFVQGEQARSSTGAGLGLSIIRRIMDAHGGYVELDDSIKCGLLIRANFPLKEREDEDD, encoded by the coding sequence ATGAGAAGGCTGAGGCTTTCCCCTCACAATAAACTGACGCGCTCTTTATTTCTGGTTATCTCGCTACTTTTTTTTAGCTTGATAGCCAGTTATATCGTTGTGCAGCATCTTATTGTTGGGCCAAGCCTTCAGCAATTCAATAAAGTATTAGCGTATGAAATACGCACTTTAATGCCTGAAGAATTGATCCTCGTTGATGGCACCCCGCTAAAAATCTCCCCTGCTTTACGCAATAAAATCTATAACGAATTAGGCATTTCTTTCTTTGATAAAAAAGCAGCACTTGAAGAAGGCCTGTATTGGGCAAAAATAGATGATGAATTAAGTGAGCAGATGACTGAATATCTGGGGGGAGAAACCGAAATTTGGATCGAGAATACGCTGGAATACCCTGTTTTATGGGTCAATACACATATGTCTCCCTCGCTTTGGATACGTGTTCCGTTGACTGAATTAGGGCAAAACTTCTTACTCCCCGTTTATCGGCAAGCGATTATTTTTATTATTATCGTTGTCGCTTTTTTCTGGCTCTATAGTCGTTTTCAAAATCGCCCACTTAATGAAGTGGAATATGCAGCGCGTCGCATCGGAAAAGGAGTTATTCCTCCTCCTATTCCTGAATCTGGCTCTTCTGAAATGCGCTCAATTATTCGTGCCTTTAACCAGATGTCATCAGGAATTCGCTCATTAGATAATGATAGAACGCTCGTTATGGCAGGTGTCAGCCATGATTTGCGTACGCCATTGACTCGAATTCGTCTAGCAACGGAAATGATGAGTCCCGAAGATAGTTACCTCGCAGACTCTATCAATAAAGATATCGAAGATTGTGATGCCATTATTGGGCAATTCTTAGACTATATGCGCACGGGTAAAGAGATGTCTTTAGAGCTGTGTGATATGAATAATCTATTGCAAGAAGTCATTTCAGCCGAATCTAATTCAGGGAAAATCAGTGAAGAACATCTTCATCCTGAACCTATTAATATCACAGCTAACCCTATTGCGGTAAAACGAGCACTTACCAATATGGTTGTGAATGCCACTCGCTATGGTAATGGCTGGATAAGCGTTTCAAGTGGCAAAAATGAAGAATATGCTTGGTTCCAAGTTGAAGATGATGGCCCCGGTATCCCACAAGAAGATAGACAACGTCTTTTCCAACCTTTTGTTCAAGGTGAGCAAGCGCGTAGTTCAACGGGTGCAGGTTTAGGTTTATCCATTATTCGCCGTATTATGGATGCTCATGGTGGTTATGTTGAGCTTGATGATAGCATTAAATGCGGATTATTAATTCGAGCTAACTTCCCATTAAAAGAGCGTGAAGATGAGGATGATTAG
- the pstS gene encoding phosphate ABC transporter substrate-binding protein PstS, which yields MKLMRTTLTSVIAAAFSMTALSAQATTSLTGAGATFPAPVYAKWADSYQKETGNKINYQGIGSSGGVKQIIANTVDFGASDAPLADDKLQADGLFQFPTVIGGVVMAVNIPGIKSGELTLDGDTIGNIYLGKIQKWNDPAITKLNPGVKLPDQNIAVIRRADGSGTSFVFTSYLSKVNSAWKDEVGAGSTVKWPTGLGGKGNDGIAAFVQRVPGSIGYVEYAYAKQNNLAYTKLVTADGEAIAPTADSFSAAARKIDWSKSFAQDLTNQKGENAWPITSTTFILVHQKQQNAEKGKEVLNFFNWAYDKGNQEAKNLDYAVLPAEVVEQIRAAWKTSIKDSNGKPIY from the coding sequence ATGAAACTGATGCGTACCACCCTGACTAGTGTCATTGCCGCTGCGTTTTCAATGACCGCTCTTTCTGCACAGGCAACGACCTCGCTGACTGGTGCGGGCGCAACGTTCCCTGCCCCAGTTTATGCTAAATGGGCAGATTCCTATCAGAAAGAAACGGGTAACAAAATTAACTACCAAGGCATTGGTTCCTCTGGTGGTGTAAAACAAATCATTGCAAATACCGTTGATTTTGGTGCTTCTGATGCGCCATTAGCAGACGATAAATTACAAGCTGACGGTTTATTCCAATTCCCTACCGTGATTGGTGGCGTTGTTATGGCAGTCAATATTCCTGGTATCAAATCAGGTGAACTGACCTTAGATGGCGATACTATCGGTAATATCTACCTAGGCAAGATCCAAAAATGGAACGACCCTGCCATCACTAAACTTAATCCGGGCGTAAAATTACCAGACCAAAATATCGCAGTTATTCGCCGTGCAGATGGTTCAGGAACCTCTTTCGTTTTCACTAGCTACTTATCAAAAGTAAATAGCGCATGGAAAGATGAAGTAGGCGCTGGCTCTACTGTTAAATGGCCGACAGGCTTAGGTGGAAAAGGGAATGATGGTATCGCGGCATTCGTTCAACGTGTACCAGGTTCAATTGGTTATGTTGAATATGCTTACGCGAAACAAAACAACCTTGCTTATACTAAATTAGTCACCGCTGACGGTGAGGCAATCGCACCAACAGCAGACAGTTTTAGTGCCGCAGCAAGAAAAATTGATTGGAGCAAAAGCTTTGCACAAGACCTGACTAATCAGAAAGGTGAAAACGCATGGCCGATTACTTCCACCACCTTTATCTTAGTGCATCAGAAACAGCAAAATGCAGAAAAAGGTAAAGAAGTACTGAATTTCTTCAACTGGGCTTACGACAAAGGTAATCAAGAAGCGAAAAATCTAGATTACGCCGTACTACCCGCAGAAGTTGTAGAGCAAATTCGTGCAGCATGGAAAACAAGTATTAAAGACAGTAATGGTAAACCGATTTACTAA
- the pstC gene encoding phosphate ABC transporter permease PstC codes for MAEHTTVIKAPSKRGDVIFSALVRLAALITLLLLTGIIVSLIFASWPSIQQFGLSFLWSKEWDPPAQEFGALVPIYGTIVTSVIALVIAVPVSFGIALFLTELAPNWLKRPLGIAIELLAAIPSIVYGMWGLFVFAPLFATYFQEPVGNVLSSIPIVGELFSGPAFGIGILAAGVILAIMIIPYIASVMRDVFEQTPVMMKESAYGIGCTTWEVIWNIVLPYTRNGVIGGVMLGLGRALGETMAVTFIIGNTYQLDSASLFMPGNSITSALANEFAEAETGLHTAALMELGLILFVITFIVLAISKFMTLRLSRNEGAR; via the coding sequence ATGGCCGAGCATACAACGGTAATAAAGGCCCCTAGTAAACGAGGGGACGTTATTTTCAGCGCACTAGTTCGTCTAGCTGCGTTGATTACACTTTTGCTTTTAACAGGTATCATTGTTTCACTGATTTTCGCCTCATGGCCAAGTATTCAACAATTTGGCCTTTCATTCTTATGGTCGAAAGAGTGGGATCCTCCTGCTCAGGAATTTGGGGCACTAGTACCCATTTACGGCACCATTGTAACTTCAGTCATCGCACTGGTTATTGCCGTTCCTGTCAGCTTTGGTATCGCTCTTTTCTTAACTGAATTAGCGCCTAATTGGTTAAAACGCCCGTTAGGTATCGCTATTGAGTTACTCGCCGCTATTCCAAGTATTGTTTATGGTATGTGGGGACTGTTTGTCTTCGCACCACTCTTTGCAACCTATTTCCAAGAGCCGGTAGGTAATGTGCTTTCTTCTATTCCTATCGTTGGCGAGCTTTTCTCTGGCCCTGCTTTTGGTATCGGGATCTTAGCTGCAGGCGTTATCCTCGCTATCATGATCATTCCTTATATCGCTTCTGTTATGCGTGATGTGTTTGAACAGACGCCTGTCATGATGAAAGAGTCTGCCTACGGCATTGGGTGTACAACATGGGAAGTGATTTGGAATATCGTTCTACCTTATACCCGTAATGGCGTTATCGGCGGTGTTATGTTGGGATTAGGACGTGCCTTAGGTGAAACTATGGCGGTAACCTTTATCATCGGTAATACCTACCAATTAGACTCTGCCTCGTTATTTATGCCAGGTAACAGTATCACGTCTGCATTAGCGAATGAATTTGCTGAAGCTGAGACGGGATTACACACTGCTGCATTAATGGAATTAGGGCTTATCCTGTTTGTCATCACCTTTATCGTTCTTGCGATTTCTAAGTTTATGACATTACGTTTATCAAGAAATGAAGGAGCGCGCTGA
- the pstA gene encoding phosphate ABC transporter permease PstA, translating into MSKTSSSSLRVQTENELRVRHKRQLWRRQKNRIALFLSVSTMAFGLFWLTWILFSTFTKGFDGMSLALFTEMTPPPNTDGGGLANAIVGSGLLILWATVIGTPLGILAGIYLAEYGRRSWLAETTRFINDILLSAPSIVVGLFVYTIVVAQMQHFSGWAGIIALALLQIPIVIRTTENMLKLVPDSLREAAYALGTPKWKMISKITLKASVSGIITGVLLAIARIAGETAPLLFTSLSNQFWSTDLNEPIANLPVTIFKFAMSPFAQWQELAWAGVLLITLCVLFINIIARVLFAKRKHG; encoded by the coding sequence ATGTCTAAAACATCCTCTTCTTCATTGCGAGTTCAAACAGAAAACGAGCTGCGTGTACGCCATAAACGCCAACTTTGGCGTCGTCAAAAAAATCGTATCGCGCTATTTTTATCTGTCTCTACCATGGCATTTGGTCTTTTCTGGTTAACATGGATTTTATTCTCCACGTTTACCAAAGGCTTCGATGGCATGTCACTTGCACTTTTTACTGAAATGACACCTCCGCCGAATACTGATGGTGGCGGATTGGCGAATGCCATTGTCGGTAGTGGATTACTCATCCTTTGGGCAACAGTGATTGGAACACCATTGGGTATTCTTGCAGGGATTTATCTTGCTGAATATGGTCGTCGTTCATGGCTTGCTGAAACCACACGCTTTATTAACGATATCTTGCTGTCAGCGCCGTCAATCGTTGTCGGGCTTTTTGTCTACACCATTGTTGTCGCACAGATGCAGCACTTTTCAGGATGGGCGGGAATTATCGCATTAGCGTTACTGCAAATTCCTATCGTTATTCGCACCACTGAAAATATGTTGAAGTTAGTACCTGATAGCTTACGCGAAGCCGCTTACGCATTAGGGACACCAAAGTGGAAGATGATCTCTAAAATCACCTTAAAAGCCTCGGTATCAGGCATTATCACAGGTGTGTTATTAGCGATTGCGCGTATTGCAGGCGAAACTGCACCACTGTTATTTACTTCACTATCAAATCAATTCTGGAGCACAGACTTAAACGAACCGATAGCTAACTTACCTGTAACTATCTTTAAGTTCGCCATGAGTCCTTTTGCACAATGGCAAGAGCTTGCTTGGGCTGGCGTATTACTTATCACCCTCTGTGTTCTATTTATCAATATTATTGCGCGCGTGCTATTTGCTAAACGCAAGCACGGTTAA
- the pstB gene encoding phosphate ABC transporter ATP-binding protein PstB yields MIMANDNAGNKIQVRDLNFYYGKFHALKNISLDIAKNKVTAFIGPSGCGKSTLLRTFNKMYELYGEQRAEGEILLDGNNILTDKQDIALLRAKVGMVFQKPTPFPMSIYDNIAFGVRLFEKLSRADMDERVQWALTKAALWNETKDKLHQSGYSLSGGQQQRLCIARGIAIRPEVLLLDEPCSALDPISTGRIEELISELKSEYTVVIVTHNMQQAARCSDHTAFMYLGELIEFSDTDTLFTRPAKKQTEDYITGRYG; encoded by the coding sequence ATGATTATGGCTAATGATAACGCAGGAAATAAAATTCAAGTTCGTGATTTGAACTTCTACTACGGTAAATTCCATGCGCTGAAAAATATCTCTTTAGATATTGCCAAAAATAAGGTGACTGCATTTATCGGCCCTTCTGGCTGTGGTAAATCAACCTTACTGCGTACTTTTAACAAAATGTATGAGCTTTATGGCGAACAACGTGCAGAAGGTGAAATTCTGCTAGATGGCAACAATATCCTGACAGATAAGCAAGATATTGCGTTATTACGTGCCAAAGTCGGAATGGTATTCCAAAAACCAACACCGTTCCCGATGTCGATTTATGACAACATCGCCTTTGGTGTACGTTTATTCGAAAAATTGTCTCGCGCTGATATGGATGAACGTGTTCAGTGGGCTTTGACTAAAGCCGCATTATGGAACGAAACCAAAGATAAATTACATCAGAGTGGATATAGTCTGTCTGGTGGTCAACAACAGCGTTTATGTATAGCACGCGGTATCGCTATTCGCCCTGAGGTTTTATTACTTGATGAGCCTTGTTCAGCACTTGACCCTATCTCAACTGGTCGTATTGAAGAACTTATCAGTGAACTTAAATCAGAATATACCGTGGTTATCGTGACACATAACATGCAACAAGCGGCACGTTGTTCTGATCACACTGCATTTATGTATTTAGGCGAGTTAATTGAATTTAGCGATACGGATACGTTATTTACGCGTCCTGCGAAAAAACAAACTGAAGATTACATCACTGGGCGTTACGGCTGA